In the genome of Deinococcus sp. KSM4-11, one region contains:
- a CDS encoding toxic anion resistance protein, translating into MSDGNPGPLTPPDQVLKAPDAVPGVQPQQAPEMVPLSDEDRARLDTMARAFAEDVLTAGTHTPEFKRKLDAVHDLGLPEQRAAAQSSNRMLDRPLRATRVGVLAEGSDILKGLTELRRTVEGLDPSRAPTPRRFLGMLPGGKKVQNAMDKYQSAQSHLNGILEALYRGQDELRRDNATIETEKVHLWETMQKLRQYAHVGKAVDEALTGRLAVLQQTDPDKARMVSEELLFAVRQRVTDLLTQLAVSIQGYLALDLVRRNNLELIKGVDRATTTTVSALKTALMVSQALGTQQAVLGQVTALNDTTGKMIGSTAKLLREQSTEIQRQAGSATVDPQIIQNAFREVYGALDAISSYRQQALERFKDTMQVLDKEVGQAQTYLDRERQQVARELTQDLNVTPQGELKL; encoded by the coding sequence ATGAGTGACGGCAATCCCGGCCCGCTGACCCCACCCGATCAGGTCCTCAAGGCACCGGACGCCGTGCCGGGCGTGCAGCCGCAGCAGGCGCCGGAAATGGTTCCCCTCTCGGACGAGGATCGCGCGCGGCTGGACACCATGGCCCGCGCCTTTGCCGAGGACGTCCTGACGGCAGGCACCCACACCCCGGAGTTCAAGCGCAAGCTGGACGCCGTGCACGACCTGGGCCTGCCCGAGCAGCGCGCCGCCGCGCAGAGCTCCAACCGCATGCTCGACCGGCCGCTGCGCGCCACCCGCGTGGGCGTCCTGGCCGAGGGCAGCGACATTCTGAAGGGCCTCACGGAACTGCGCCGCACGGTGGAGGGCCTCGACCCCAGCCGCGCGCCCACGCCCCGGCGCTTTCTGGGCATGCTGCCCGGCGGCAAGAAAGTCCAGAACGCCATGGACAAGTACCAGAGCGCCCAGAGCCACCTGAACGGCATCCTGGAGGCGCTGTACCGCGGCCAGGATGAATTGCGGCGCGATAACGCCACTATCGAGACCGAGAAGGTGCACCTGTGGGAGACCATGCAGAAACTCCGGCAGTACGCGCACGTCGGCAAGGCGGTGGATGAGGCGCTGACCGGGCGCCTGGCAGTGCTCCAGCAGACCGATCCGGACAAGGCGCGCATGGTCAGCGAGGAACTGCTGTTCGCCGTGCGCCAGCGCGTGACCGATCTGCTGACCCAACTGGCCGTGAGCATTCAGGGGTACCTGGCGCTCGACCTGGTGCGGCGCAACAACCTGGAACTCATCAAGGGCGTGGATCGGGCCACGACCACCACGGTCAGCGCCCTGAAAACCGCGCTGATGGTCTCGCAGGCGCTGGGCACGCAGCAGGCCGTGCTGGGGCAGGTCACGGCGCTGAACGACACCACCGGCAAGATGATCGGCAGTACCGCCAAGCTCCTGCGCGAGCAGAGCACGGAAATCCAGCGGCAGGCGGGCAGCGCCACCGTCGATCCGCAGATCATCCAGAATGCCTTTCGCGAGGTCTACGGGGCCCTGGACGCCATCAGCTCGTACCGGCAGCAGGCGCTGGAGCGCTTCAAGGACACCATGCAGGTGCTCGACAAGGAAGTGGGACAGGCCCAGACGTACCTGGATCGCGAACGCCAGCAGGTCGCCCGGGAACTGACGCAGGATCTGAATGTCACGCCGCAGGGTGAACTGAAGCTCTGA
- a CDS encoding carbon-nitrogen hydrolase family protein produces the protein MTPTIPFRLATAQLPVSGDAHVNGRNVQAAMREAAAGGARLIHFPEGVLSGYVKHPIQDWAEVDWEIVREELEAVMALAADLKLWVVLGSAHPLTPPRWPHNSLYVISDQGHVVTRYDKRICSHTEVTRFYTPGHAPTVFEVDSFRFGCAICIEVNFPALFMEYDRLGVDVVLLSAYPVDSIFLVKARSHAAIHNVWLSLSSVTETDHLFRSALIDPRGEVVAEVPGVQSLVIHTLDPGAPELDIALTKARPWRASVEGDPRYDTAGLNDPRSTDRTGV, from the coding sequence GTGACCCCCACCATTCCGTTCCGTCTGGCCACCGCGCAACTCCCAGTCAGCGGGGACGCCCATGTGAACGGCCGAAACGTGCAGGCCGCCATGCGCGAGGCCGCGGCCGGAGGTGCCCGCCTGATCCATTTCCCGGAAGGCGTGCTGTCCGGGTACGTGAAGCATCCCATTCAGGACTGGGCCGAGGTGGACTGGGAGATCGTGCGGGAGGAACTGGAGGCCGTGATGGCCCTGGCCGCTGACCTGAAACTCTGGGTGGTGCTCGGTTCGGCGCACCCGCTCACGCCGCCGCGCTGGCCGCACAACAGCCTGTACGTCATCTCGGATCAGGGCCACGTTGTCACCCGCTACGATAAGCGCATCTGCTCGCACACCGAGGTCACGCGGTTCTACACTCCCGGCCACGCCCCCACCGTGTTCGAGGTGGACAGCTTCCGCTTCGGCTGTGCGATATGCATTGAGGTCAACTTTCCCGCGCTGTTCATGGAGTACGACCGGCTCGGCGTCGATGTCGTGCTGCTCAGCGCGTATCCGGTCGACAGTATCTTCCTCGTCAAGGCCCGCTCCCACGCCGCCATTCACAACGTCTGGCTCAGCCTGTCGAGCGTGACCGAGACCGACCACCTGTTCCGCTCAGCCCTGATCGATCCGCGGGGCGAGGTCGTGGCCGAGGTGCCCGGCGTCCAGAGCCTCGTGATCCACACCCTCGATCCCGGCGCCCCGGAACTGGACATCGCCCTCACCAAGGCACGGCCGTGGCGGGCGAGCGTGGAGGGTGATCCTCGCTATGACACCGCCGGGCTGAACGATCCGCGCAGCACCGACCGAACCGGCGTCTAG
- a CDS encoding Ig-like domain-containing protein, with protein sequence MAATTDQDTGSTMVKASTGCPPKLNDSWQDLSRSSNALRVTVGTINQIEVCIHSPPSLRKVRYPMLQSNTLRRSALAVLAATLSVGMMACNKTTTPATVTSVAVAPTTASVAVGATTTLKATVTGTNSPAQTVSWKSSSDAIATVSSAGIVTGKTAGTATITACSTLASYTTKCGTATVTVTSGTGGGTLTTAHINFAKAAGTVTVGGVVYTNDTGAAYNAATGIGWVEEASLSGTLKPLDMSTDARDRTATNPTSTTDARLYTQINMQCGTATDGKNCAAVNGVASNLVSGAFEYKVANGKYTVTVSVGDAATADDGTTKSNLNSLHSIRLEGTTVIDKFVPTVAKPFTSASVPVTVADGMLTVDAIGGKNTKINYIDIVPAP encoded by the coding sequence ATGGCCGCCACCACTGACCAGGACACCGGATCTACCATGGTCAAGGCCTCCACTGGCTGCCCACCGAAACTAAACGATTCGTGGCAAGACCTTTCACGTTCCAGTAACGCTCTGCGGGTCACAGTAGGGACGATCAATCAGATCGAGGTCTGCATCCACAGCCCGCCCTCTCTCAGAAAGGTTCGGTATCCCATGCTGCAATCCAACACGCTCCGCCGCTCTGCCCTCGCCGTTCTCGCCGCCACCCTGTCCGTTGGCATGATGGCCTGCAACAAGACGACCACGCCCGCAACCGTGACCAGTGTTGCCGTGGCTCCCACCACCGCGTCGGTTGCTGTGGGTGCCACCACCACCCTGAAAGCCACGGTGACCGGAACCAACAGCCCGGCGCAGACCGTCAGCTGGAAGAGCAGCAGCGACGCCATTGCGACCGTTAGCTCGGCCGGCATCGTGACTGGCAAGACGGCTGGTACGGCCACCATCACCGCCTGCTCCACGCTGGCCAGCTACACCACCAAGTGCGGCACCGCCACCGTGACCGTGACCAGCGGCACTGGCGGCGGCACCCTAACCACTGCGCACATCAACTTCGCCAAAGCTGCTGGAACGGTGACCGTCGGTGGAGTGGTCTACACCAATGATACGGGCGCTGCCTACAATGCCGCGACCGGGATCGGCTGGGTCGAGGAAGCGAGCCTGAGCGGCACCCTCAAGCCGCTGGACATGAGCACTGACGCCCGTGACCGCACGGCCACCAACCCGACCAGCACCACAGACGCCCGCCTCTATACCCAGATCAACATGCAGTGCGGAACCGCTACAGACGGGAAGAACTGCGCTGCTGTCAACGGTGTGGCCTCCAATCTGGTCTCGGGAGCCTTCGAGTACAAGGTTGCCAACGGCAAGTACACTGTGACGGTCAGCGTGGGCGATGCTGCCACCGCCGATGACGGCACCACGAAATCCAACCTGAACAGCCTGCACTCCATCCGTCTGGAAGGCACGACTGTGATCGACAAGTTCGTTCCCACGGTTGCGAAGCCTTTCACGAGTGCCTCCGTTCCTGTGACGGTCGCTGACGGCATGCTGACCGTGGACGCCATCGGCGGCAAGAACACCAAGATCAACTACATCGACATCGTTCCCGCCCCCTGA
- the abc-f gene encoding ribosomal protection-like ABC-F family protein produces the protein MLVAVQDANKEYGPLSVLSDVTFAVQPGDRVGLVGRNGAGKTTLFRLLTGSLVPDGGTVRRSPGVRVRALQQDPTFPAGATVDSVLDAAFHDLDLLEAELQQAAEAMHTGTPESILHHEAVLEHYQRRGGFERRSRKDAVTLAFGFRGREQTEVTGLSGGERTRLGLAALLVENPDVLLLDEPTNHLDIVMVEWLENFLSRYPGAVLLISHDRTFLDAVTNETAYLRGGTLRVYTGNYTTFRETLAAELEQQAARHAIESRQVASLQASADRMKIWGLGMSKLARRAKAMQARVDRMQARATAAPPPDQRTTRIVFHAPESGEVVLDARHITRRIEGRTLFENLSVQVRRGERIAIIGRNGAGKTTLLRALLGIDPSDDPRGRVLTGARVTVGYYDQALRGVEPEQTLYDVAREYVQKDPQAHDLLGTFMFPYDQHDKPARILSGGERARLALLKLAQEDHNLLVLDEPTNHLDMEMVESLEAALDDFDGTLLMVSHDRAFIEGLADRIWLIEDGQFYEYPGWEDYKVKHRTAAQLQAEAEAAAPRVQTAPVAAKGKGLWHLKREVEALEADIATLEAELDAAHTALGSAGADADYAALGRAAHDLEGKLEQKMHTWSEKQAEVEAKGG, from the coding sequence GTGCTTGTTGCCGTGCAGGACGCCAATAAAGAGTATGGGCCGCTCAGCGTGCTCAGCGACGTGACTTTCGCCGTGCAGCCCGGCGACCGGGTGGGTCTGGTGGGCCGCAACGGAGCGGGAAAGACCACGCTCTTCCGGCTGCTGACCGGCAGTCTGGTTCCCGACGGGGGCACGGTCAGGCGGTCACCGGGGGTGAGGGTGCGGGCGCTGCAACAGGATCCGACCTTCCCGGCCGGCGCGACCGTCGACTCGGTGCTCGACGCCGCCTTCCACGACCTCGACCTGCTCGAAGCCGAACTCCAGCAGGCCGCCGAGGCCATGCACACCGGCACGCCCGAGAGCATCCTGCACCACGAGGCCGTGCTGGAGCATTACCAGCGCCGCGGGGGCTTCGAGCGCCGCAGCCGCAAGGACGCCGTCACCCTGGCCTTCGGCTTCCGGGGCCGCGAGCAGACCGAGGTGACCGGCCTGAGCGGCGGGGAACGCACCCGCCTGGGCCTCGCCGCGCTGCTCGTCGAGAACCCGGACGTGCTGCTGCTCGACGAGCCCACCAACCACCTCGACATCGTGATGGTCGAGTGGCTGGAGAATTTCCTGAGCCGCTACCCCGGCGCGGTCTTGCTGATCAGCCACGACCGCACCTTCCTGGACGCCGTGACCAACGAGACCGCGTACCTGCGCGGCGGCACCCTGCGCGTGTACACAGGGAACTACACCACCTTCCGTGAGACGCTCGCCGCTGAACTCGAACAGCAGGCCGCGCGGCACGCCATCGAATCCCGCCAGGTCGCCTCGCTCCAGGCCAGCGCGGACCGCATGAAGATCTGGGGCCTGGGCATGAGCAAACTCGCCCGCCGCGCCAAGGCCATGCAGGCCAGGGTCGACCGCATGCAGGCCCGCGCGACCGCTGCGCCCCCGCCGGATCAGCGCACCACCCGCATCGTCTTCCACGCCCCGGAAAGCGGCGAGGTCGTCCTTGACGCCCGGCACATCACCCGGCGCATCGAGGGCCGCACCCTCTTCGAGAACCTCAGCGTGCAGGTACGTCGGGGCGAACGCATCGCCATCATCGGCCGCAACGGCGCGGGCAAGACCACCCTGCTGCGCGCCCTGCTGGGCATCGATCCCAGCGACGATCCACGCGGCCGGGTGCTGACCGGCGCGCGCGTCACGGTCGGGTACTACGACCAGGCGCTGCGCGGCGTGGAACCGGAGCAGACCCTCTATGACGTCGCCCGCGAGTACGTGCAGAAAGACCCGCAGGCGCACGACCTGCTCGGTACCTTCATGTTCCCCTACGACCAGCACGACAAACCCGCCCGCATCCTGTCCGGCGGGGAACGCGCCCGCCTCGCGCTGCTGAAACTCGCGCAGGAAGACCACAACCTGCTGGTGCTCGACGAGCCCACCAACCACCTCGACATGGAGATGGTCGAATCCCTGGAAGCTGCCCTGGACGACTTCGACGGCACGCTGCTGATGGTCAGCCACGACCGCGCGTTCATCGAGGGCCTCGCAGACCGAATCTGGCTGATCGAGGACGGCCAGTTCTACGAATACCCCGGCTGGGAGGACTACAAGGTCAAACACAGGACGGCCGCGCAACTCCAGGCCGAGGCGGAGGCCGCCGCGCCCCGTGTTCAGACCGCGCCCGTGGCCGCCAAAGGCAAGGGCCTGTGGCACCTGAAGCGCGAGGTCGAGGCCCTGGAAGCTGACATCGCCACCCTGGAAGCCGAGCTGGACGCCGCCCACACGGCCCTGGGATCAGCCGGAGCGGACGCCGACTACGCCGCGCTGGGTAGGGCAGCCCACGACCTGGAAGGCAAGCTGGAGCAGAAGATGCACACCTGGAGCGAGAAACAGGCCGAAGTCGAGGCGAAGGGCGGATAG
- a CDS encoding FecR domain-containing protein produces MSSRVVPSGRLLRRALSFGVTLLTTAWAQAAGGPLALVQGLGRLEVQADSGSWAPQTGPLALSTALRTGTGRATLRSGPAGQIVMGSASQLRRYKDEADLTRGQFLLRGPLAVHVQGHHLVMEGPGRVRVDLSDATQRVAALDGALRLDLDGKLIELRAGQQVALRGGGVAAFQETDPWYDAQFRGEGAAAIEATRGPVRLAGTAPEHNALVGDTLNPGDALKTGAAAWAEIGFTGGGYLRLNEQSELSVLSVEKTSHGREVLLRLARGTAWNVVQKGQGGYRIDTPVVSTAVRGTVFRVDASGLVKVFEGQVALPSQGDQPVAQGQERPPVGPVAPLVPDSTDRFNQTLDVQRRQPLTLDLGPLAVSLQDLAVQARSQPGAGLSVTIAGRTLPLSGEGSEYRLGQLEARLPEGMYRVQVQARRAGQTLTRTQVINIDRTPPALGDVRIQRTGHLLVVSGTLRDASPARLTVTVTAGTSTATHYVDGAAGTFRWLLPNPDSGARVELTVRDAAGNESRAIIP; encoded by the coding sequence GTGAGTTCCCGTGTCGTCCCGTCCGGCCGTCTGCTGCGGCGCGCCCTGTCGTTCGGGGTGACGCTGCTGACCACGGCCTGGGCGCAGGCCGCCGGGGGGCCGCTGGCGCTGGTGCAGGGCCTCGGGCGGCTGGAAGTCCAGGCCGACAGCGGCAGCTGGGCACCCCAGACCGGCCCCCTCGCGCTGAGCACCGCGCTGCGCACCGGCACCGGCCGCGCCACCCTGCGCAGCGGGCCTGCGGGGCAGATCGTGATGGGCAGCGCCTCACAGCTGCGCCGCTACAAGGATGAGGCCGACCTGACGCGCGGACAGTTCCTGCTGCGCGGCCCGCTGGCGGTGCACGTCCAGGGACACCATCTGGTCATGGAGGGGCCGGGCCGGGTGCGCGTGGACCTCTCAGACGCGACGCAGCGGGTGGCGGCGCTGGATGGGGCGCTCCGGCTCGACCTCGACGGGAAGCTGATCGAGCTCAGGGCCGGACAGCAGGTGGCGCTCCGGGGCGGAGGAGTCGCGGCCTTTCAGGAGACCGATCCGTGGTACGACGCCCAGTTCCGGGGTGAGGGCGCCGCAGCGATCGAGGCGACGCGCGGCCCGGTGCGACTGGCGGGCACGGCCCCCGAGCACAACGCCCTCGTGGGCGACACGCTGAATCCCGGCGACGCACTGAAGACCGGCGCGGCGGCCTGGGCGGAGATCGGCTTCACGGGCGGCGGGTACCTGCGACTGAACGAGCAGAGTGAATTGAGCGTGCTGAGCGTGGAGAAGACCAGCCATGGGCGCGAGGTGCTGCTGCGGCTGGCGCGCGGCACCGCGTGGAATGTCGTGCAGAAGGGCCAGGGCGGATACCGGATCGACACGCCGGTCGTGAGCACGGCGGTGCGCGGCACGGTCTTCCGGGTGGATGCCAGCGGGCTCGTGAAGGTCTTCGAGGGGCAGGTCGCGCTGCCCAGTCAGGGGGATCAGCCGGTCGCGCAGGGGCAGGAGCGCCCCCCGGTTGGGCCGGTCGCGCCGCTGGTGCCGGACTCCACGGACCGCTTCAACCAGACGCTGGACGTGCAGCGCCGCCAGCCGCTCACCCTGGATCTGGGCCCCCTGGCGGTGAGCCTGCAAGACCTTGCGGTGCAGGCGCGCAGCCAGCCGGGCGCGGGCCTGAGCGTCACCATCGCCGGGCGCACCCTGCCGCTCTCCGGCGAGGGCAGCGAGTACCGCCTGGGCCAGCTGGAAGCCCGCCTGCCCGAGGGGATGTACCGCGTGCAGGTGCAGGCCCGGCGCGCCGGGCAGACCCTGACCCGCACGCAGGTCATCAACATCGACCGCACGCCGCCGGCCCTGGGTGACGTGCGGATACAGCGAACCGGGCACCTGCTGGTCGTGTCCGGCACGCTGCGGGATGCCAGTCCGGCCCGGCTGACCGTGACTGTGACGGCTGGAACCAGCACCGCCACGCATTACGTGGATGGCGCGGCCGGAACCTTCCGCTGGCTGCTGCCGAATCCGGACTCTGGGGCCAGGGTCGAGCTCACCGTGCGGGACGCCGCCGGAAACGAGAGCCGTGCGATCATCCCCTGA
- a CDS encoding CHASE2 domain-containing protein: MRSSPERSLAALTVPVAAVLAALLTLAAPDNERLWDALNRALPAPPDPRVLVVGIDEASLRDYGRIGSWPRDLYSQALRTLNDAGVSAIGVNVLLSDPAVGDERLRTIFSRPNVVLATAPGDPTGPPRPGWTSPTGVSLLNISPDGVVRTFQTAYAAGDAGQDVLVPSFARQVAVAAGRSAPLALTPRLLRYRQPDPQRLPVLSFRDVVNGNVRYGDLQGKVVILGLTADGLGGPAVRDVSGQVVPAVQMQARAVSSLLDAPFLRLHWGILMLLGALSAVAAVLARGLWGFALALLLLALSAPLWLGNVLLPGVTLSLCAIVGTALVMGERGWNLRTLTMRDPLTGFGNRVAFTRAVEQRWQGRSERPLGLILVDLSGFRKVNDAYGHAAGDDLLRDLSARIGQHKRRGDLLFRWGPDEFAVLLDNAGPQELATITQRIQESLDALSFREVPLRASVGAARTGPEIRSPTELVEAASRSRYRVKYQRLQRS; this comes from the coding sequence GTGCGATCATCCCCTGAGCGGTCGCTGGCCGCGCTGACAGTCCCGGTGGCCGCCGTCCTGGCCGCCCTGCTGACCCTGGCCGCGCCGGACAACGAGCGGCTGTGGGACGCGCTGAACCGCGCGCTGCCCGCCCCGCCGGATCCACGGGTGCTGGTCGTGGGAATCGATGAGGCGTCCCTGCGGGATTACGGACGGATCGGGTCGTGGCCGCGCGACCTGTACTCGCAGGCGCTGCGCACCCTGAACGACGCGGGCGTGAGCGCCATCGGCGTGAACGTGCTGCTCAGCGACCCGGCGGTGGGCGACGAGCGGCTGCGGACGATCTTCAGCCGACCGAACGTGGTGCTGGCGACCGCGCCGGGCGACCCGACCGGCCCGCCCCGGCCCGGCTGGACGTCCCCGACCGGGGTGAGCCTGCTGAACATCAGCCCCGATGGCGTGGTGCGCACCTTCCAGACGGCGTATGCGGCGGGCGACGCAGGCCAGGACGTGCTGGTGCCCAGTTTCGCGCGGCAGGTGGCGGTCGCGGCGGGCCGCAGCGCCCCCCTGGCGCTCACGCCGAGGCTGCTGCGCTACCGGCAGCCGGATCCGCAACGGCTGCCGGTGCTGTCGTTCCGGGACGTCGTGAACGGCAACGTCCGCTACGGCGACCTACAGGGCAAGGTGGTGATCCTGGGCCTGACCGCCGACGGCCTGGGCGGCCCGGCCGTGCGCGACGTGTCCGGGCAGGTCGTGCCCGCCGTACAGATGCAGGCGCGCGCGGTGAGCAGCCTGCTGGACGCGCCCTTCCTGCGCCTGCACTGGGGCATCCTGATGCTGCTGGGCGCGCTGTCGGCCGTGGCGGCGGTGCTGGCACGGGGCCTGTGGGGCTTCGCGCTGGCGCTGCTGCTGCTGGCCCTGAGCGCGCCGCTGTGGCTGGGAAACGTGCTGCTGCCCGGCGTCACCCTGTCGCTGTGCGCGATCGTGGGAACGGCGCTGGTCATGGGGGAACGCGGGTGGAACCTGCGCACCCTGACCATGCGCGATCCGCTGACCGGCTTCGGGAACCGCGTGGCCTTCACGCGGGCGGTCGAGCAGCGCTGGCAGGGGCGTTCGGAACGGCCGCTGGGGCTGATCCTGGTGGATCTCAGTGGCTTCCGGAAGGTGAACGACGCGTACGGGCACGCGGCCGGCGACGACCTGCTGCGCGACCTCTCGGCGCGGATCGGGCAGCACAAGCGCCGGGGCGACCTGCTGTTCCGCTGGGGCCCGGATGAGTTCGCGGTGCTGCTCGACAACGCCGGGCCTCAGGAACTGGCGACCATCACGCAGCGCATCCAGGAATCTCTGGACGCCCTGAGCTTCCGCGAGGTGCCGCTGCGCGCCTCGGTCGGTGCCGCCCGCACCGGCCCGGAGATCCGTTCCCCGACCGAACTGGTCGAGGCGGCCAGCCGCAGCCGCTACCGCGTGAAATACCAGCGTCTGCAACGCAGCTGA
- the pdxY gene encoding pyridoxal kinase encodes MTGQPASLPRNLLSIQSWVAYGHVGNAAAMFPLQRLGFEVWGMHTVQFSNHTGYGAWTGSVFAPELIAELLDGIEARGALGGCDGVLSGYLGSAGTVAAVVDAVRRVRSANPAALYCCDPVMGDVGRGVFVHPELPALIAAQAIAAADIVTPNQFELELLTGMAVETLEHALNAAHALRERLHAGGPRIVLVTSLTRADAPANTIETLAVTGGGAWLCRTPLLPLDPPRNGTGDAIAALFYGQYLRTGRVDEALSLAMSALYAVLERTHAAGTREIQLVAAQDDLVGPPQLFAAEPLA; translated from the coding sequence ATGACCGGACAGCCTGCGTCCCTGCCGCGTAACCTCCTGAGCATCCAGTCATGGGTGGCCTACGGCCATGTGGGCAACGCGGCGGCGATGTTCCCGCTACAACGCCTGGGCTTCGAGGTGTGGGGCATGCACACGGTGCAGTTCTCGAACCATACCGGCTACGGCGCGTGGACCGGCAGCGTGTTTGCGCCGGAGCTGATCGCGGAGCTGCTGGACGGCATCGAGGCGCGCGGCGCGCTGGGCGGGTGCGATGGCGTGCTCAGCGGCTACCTGGGCTCGGCGGGCACGGTGGCGGCGGTCGTGGACGCGGTGCGCCGCGTGCGGAGCGCGAACCCGGCCGCCCTGTACTGCTGTGATCCCGTGATGGGGGACGTGGGCCGGGGCGTATTTGTGCATCCGGAGCTGCCTGCCCTGATCGCCGCGCAGGCCATCGCGGCGGCGGATATCGTCACGCCGAACCAGTTCGAACTGGAACTGCTGACGGGGATGGCGGTGGAAACGCTGGAGCACGCGCTGAACGCCGCCCACGCGCTGAGGGAGCGGCTGCACGCGGGCGGCCCCCGGATCGTGCTGGTCACCAGCCTGACCCGCGCGGATGCGCCGGCGAACACCATCGAGACGCTGGCGGTCACGGGTGGGGGGGCGTGGCTGTGCCGCACGCCGCTGCTGCCGCTCGATCCGCCACGCAACGGCACCGGGGACGCCATCGCCGCGCTGTTCTACGGGCAGTACCTGCGCACCGGGCGCGTGGATGAGGCCCTGTCGCTGGCCATGAGCGCCCTGTACGCCGTGCTGGAGCGCACCCACGCGGCGGGGACGCGCGAGATCCAGCTGGTGGCCGCCCAGGATGACCTCGTGGGGCCGCCCCAGCTCTTCGCAGCCGAGCCGCTCGCCTGA
- a CDS encoding phosphopentomutase yields MLLSIIVLDSVGVGELPDAAAFGDVGAHTLNHTLAAAPVALPNLSRLGLGHIPGVQTTPDTVQDVPAQGAFGRLREVSPGKDTSTGHWEFMGVQLEHAFQVFPEGFPARIMAAFDAATGRGHLCNRPYSGTDVIRDFGPEHVKTGFPIVYTSADSVFQIAAHEDVVPLETLYAWCQAARNLLQGPDAVARVIARPFRGDFPYERANEHRRDFSLTPPPTVLDALKDAGHAVVGIGKIPDIYAHRGFTEEIHTDDNADGIAKTVARIARAAQEGTHGLIYTNLVDFDSKFGHRRDPQGYSACLARFDAALPDILAALPPDGALLIISDHGNDPTWHGTDHTREYGLLLGFVAGGPAGVDLGERQTFADVGATTAEALGATWTGPGESFWTRIA; encoded by the coding sequence ATGCTACTGAGCATCATCGTGCTGGACTCCGTGGGCGTCGGCGAGCTGCCGGACGCCGCCGCGTTCGGCGACGTGGGGGCACACACCCTGAACCACACCCTGGCCGCCGCGCCCGTGGCGCTGCCGAACCTGTCGCGTCTGGGCCTGGGGCACATCCCCGGCGTGCAGACCACGCCGGACACCGTGCAGGACGTCCCGGCGCAGGGCGCCTTCGGGCGGCTGCGCGAGGTCAGCCCCGGCAAGGACACCAGCACCGGTCACTGGGAGTTCATGGGCGTGCAGCTCGAGCACGCCTTCCAGGTCTTCCCCGAGGGCTTTCCGGCGCGGATCATGGCGGCCTTCGACGCGGCGACCGGACGCGGGCACCTGTGCAACCGGCCGTACTCGGGCACGGACGTCATCCGGGACTTCGGGCCGGAGCACGTGAAGACCGGCTTCCCGATCGTGTACACCAGCGCCGACAGCGTGTTCCAGATCGCCGCGCACGAGGACGTGGTGCCGCTGGAGACGCTGTACGCGTGGTGTCAGGCGGCCCGGAACCTGCTCCAGGGGCCGGACGCCGTGGCCCGCGTCATTGCCCGGCCGTTCCGGGGGGACTTCCCCTACGAGCGGGCGAACGAGCACCGCCGCGACTTCAGCCTCACGCCGCCCCCCACCGTGCTGGACGCCCTGAAGGACGCGGGACACGCCGTCGTGGGCATTGGAAAGATCCCGGACATCTACGCCCACCGGGGCTTCACCGAGGAGATCCATACCGACGACAACGCCGACGGCATCGCGAAAACGGTGGCCCGGATCGCGCGGGCGGCGCAGGAGGGCACGCACGGCCTGATCTACACGAACCTGGTGGATTTCGACTCGAAATTCGGTCACCGCCGCGACCCGCAGGGCTATTCGGCATGCCTGGCCCGCTTCGACGCGGCGCTGCCGGACATTCTGGCTGCGCTGCCGCCGGACGGAGCGCTGCTGATCATCTCGGACCACGGGAACGATCCCACGTGGCACGGCACGGATCACACCCGCGAGTACGGCCTGCTGCTGGGCTTCGTGGCGGGCGGCCCGGCAGGCGTGGATCTGGGCGAACGGCAGACCTTCGCGGACGTGGGCGCGACCACCGCCGAGGCGCTGGGCGCCACGTGGACCGGGCCGGGTGAGAGCTTCTGGACACGGATCGCATGA